The sequence below is a genomic window from Cicer arietinum cultivar CDC Frontier isolate Library 1 chromosome 6, Cicar.CDCFrontier_v2.0, whole genome shotgun sequence.
acAACAAAGAGaaacatattaaaaagaaaactcTAGTATACTATAATTACATCATCATGGCAAATATTAACAAACCATTCACACTGAAATTGATTTCAATATTTCTCATTGTTCTTCTAATTCATGGCTTTGCCTATAGATAATAATAATCACGTTCACATGATCTCCTTCTTCTCCTCCTTGTTCTTATTATTCTTGACTAGTTTTCCAACAACAATTTGTCAAGAACAACAACATAACAAACATGAAGAGTGTACAAAACCATACACATGTGGAGAAATATCCAACATATACTATCCATTTTGGGGACAAAACAGACCAAGTTATTGTGGCAGCAACAACCAATTCAAACTCAAATGTGATTCTCATCATCAAAACACAACCATTCAAATTGGTTCACAAAATTTCCACGTGTTGCGTGTTGATCAAATTGATGACATCATCACAATGGTTCGAAAAGGCCTTGTTTATGATAATTGTTCTTCTAGTTTAACAAACAATTCTTTGAACTCGAATCTCTTTCATTACATGTCAAACGTAAGGAACATCACCATCTTATATAATTGTCCTAATGACTTCAAGCTTCCAAATGGCACAGACACGAACATAAACTCGTTTTTGTGCAAGGAAGATGGGACGAAGCGTGGTTTCTATGTGGATTCTGCAGCTGCAGAGGGTCTAGAATGTGAAGGAAATAATAGAATTGAAGTTCAAGTAACACAGGAAGTAAAAATTGGTGGTGGAATTGAAGGACTGAACAAGGCTTTGAGTGGTGGATTTGATGTGAAATATGTTTCGGATTCTCAAGCATGCTTAAGATGTTTTTTAAGTAATGGAACTTGTGGTGGCAATGATAAGTCTCAGTTTTCTTGCTATTGCCCTGATGGAACTGAAAGTTTTGATTGTTCTCATCTCCATAGTatgttttcttttccttttcttctccTTCTGTATTTGGTGAGATGTAACATGCATACTAATCTAGATTTGTGTTAATTTGAACATGTAACAAACTATTGGGAGTCTCATACATATTGAATATGTAAAAATTGCTTAATGTGGTTTTGTTGAGAGTTGTTCGCGAAAAGGACTACCTATAGCATGGATTAAGGTACTCTAAGTGAATCTTAAAGTGAAAGTCTCAcattgaatatataaaaatgcTTAATGTAGTACTTAAGGGGCTCTTCTTATGGAATTAAGTCCTTACAATTAGTGTTTTTAGTGAGAGTTGTTTACGGAAATGGCTACCATCATTATGTCCGGTGCGTAATTAATGTCGTCTCCGGTGTTCTTGTTTGATAGGTAAGAATAGAATTGTTTTTCTATGATTTGGAGGTCATGAAATCTTCAAAGTTGTTGACTTTTCTTAAGGGTGGTGGAATTGATTGCTCCTTAATTTGTTTGGAGTTTCTTTTCATTGTTCTGGCCGAGGCTTCACTACAATCTTTTTCCTTCAGAATTTTTTGTCATTAAACAAGTCAAAAGCAAATTATACATTGTTATGAATGTGAacattgtgtttttttttttgttactttgACCATTTTGCTTTGCTCATATAAATCACTATAGTTGactttatcaaaatattgaCTTCAATCTTATAGTTTTAGTCAATGAGACATTTTGTTTATCTTGGAGTAGAATATTCTCCTTAATTTGGCATGAACTTCTGCAGCATTGCCTTGAAAGTGCTCTCACACATATTTGCCTTGTTTGAACTGTCTCAGATAATCGATGGAATTGGAAAAGGAAGGTTGGTGTAGGTAACGTGATAGTTTAATATGTTTGCTTTatcttgtatttatttcattaacACATATATTTACTAAAATACTAATTGATTGAAAACTCCAATAATTCTTCTTAGGAGTTGGTGCTGCTGTGTTCAGTGTAGTTGCAGCAGGCATTGCCAtttacatatattattattgcagaaagaagaaaaagaatgtTAATTCAGTATCACCTGCGCTATCTCATAGCGTCTCTGGTTGTTCTGGTTCAGAAGACTCTGAGAAGGGAAATAGATACCGTGGACTACACTTCTTTACTTATAGGGAACTTGAAGAGGCTACAAACTACTTTGATTCTGCAAGAGCACTAGGATATGGAGGCTTTGGGAcagtgtactttggtaaatgcCAGTATTCTATATTTGTCATAACTCCAAGCATGTATTACTTgaacttattttatattatatatgctgTTCAATTTTATTACAACTTCAAATGTAGGTCTTACTTTTTTGTTATGTCTAAATATGACTCATTATTCTTCTTATGAATATGGTCTGAACTAACGTTTTTAAAAGTGTGACACAAGATAAAAgctttttaaaaacatattttgaaaTCTTGAGTTTTAGCCTTCAAATTTCTAAGTAAGAGGAACTTTTGTTTAAGTAATGACCTCAAATATATGCTGTGAAAGCAAAATGGGACATGAGGCTAAATGCTCTTATTAGTCCTGCAGTCTCCACCATAAAGTTAATATATCTTAGAATTTGAATGATCACTGATCAATGTTCCTGCCTTGTGATATATTTCTGGATAGGAAAACTTCGGGACGGGCGATTGATTGCAGTGAAACGCATGTATGAGAACAACTACAGAAGAGTTGAGCAATTTGTGAATGAAGTTGAGATTTTAACTGGCTTACACCATCAAAATCTTGTGTCATTATATGGATGCACTTCGCGCCACAGCCGCGGACTTCTTcttgtatatgaatatgttccTAATGGAACTGTTGCTGATCACCTTCATGGTCCACAAGCAAAACCTGGCATGCTACCTTGGAATACAAGAATGAACATTGCCATAGAAACTGCTAGTGCATTGGTATATCTTCATGCTACTGACATCATCCATAGAGATGTGAAAACCCACAACATTCTCCTTGACAATCATTTTAGTGTCAAAGTAGCCGATTTTGGACTTTCACGTCTATTTCCAAACCATGTCACACACATTTCAACAGCTCCACAAGGGACTCCAGGTTATGTTGATCCAGAATACCATTTGTACTATCAGCTTACCGATAAAAGCGATGTTTTTAGCTTTGGAGTTGTGCTAATTGAGCTGTTATCATCCATGCCTGCTGTTGATATCTCAAGACATAGGCAAGAGATCAATTTGTATTACATGGCTGTTAAGAAGATTCAAAATGGGACATTGCATGAGCTTGTGGACCCTACACTTGGGTTTGAATCAGATTTCAAGGTAAGGAAAATGATGAATGCAGTGGCAGAGTTAGCATTTCAGTGCTTGCAGAGTTCTAAAGATGTGAGACCTTCTATGGTTGAAGTTTTTGAAAGGCTTAAAGATATTCATAGTGATGGGATATATAAATGTAAACCTCAGGTGTTAGATATCTCAGGAgatgctgctgctgctgctttGATTAAGAATAAACCACCACCACCTTCACTTGACTCAAATTTGGTAGAATCCGGCTCCTCTACAGTCGGAATATAGATGACCGTTCATCAAGATCGAACAGTCTAGAATCAAGCTAGCTTTTATggattatattataaaaattagaatCTGCATTTTTTATCATCTGATTAAGATTAGATGATCACCGATATCCTAAATCAGGGATCCGTTGACTGCAGGTCATCCAAATTCATATAGGTGAGATATTCTAATACCCATAAGATTGAGTTGTACATAAGATTGAGTCTATGTTGTTCAGTTTGACTAGTTGAGTAAACTTTTGTATGCATGGTATATTTATACAGAACTAAAAACAGATTTGAAGTAGCAgtttaataattgaaatttgagatttcttctataaaataaatcataaaaggtAGCATGTAAGTAAAGAATTCAACACCATATTCTCATAAAACTGAGACAGTAGCCTAATAATAGTATGGTAAGCATATCTAACCATActtcaatttcaaaatcaaaaaggaTTTTGTCTCCTTCAAAACGAGCAGTGTAATTTGGGAGGATAAAATCCAAAACTAGTATATCACTTTTTACTTTACATCCatttatatcattaatttaCATAACATCCCAGTATATCTCTTTTTGCATTCCATTTCTTCTGCTATAAATGTATCATTAAAATTGCAACTACTATTTCACCTATATTAAAATATCAGGCAGATgaaacccaaaaaaaattaaaaattaaaaatcaggCTGGCACCATTCCGAGGAACAAAATTTGACAAGATTTTCCAAATTACTTCACTAGCCAATTGTCCAAGCCTTGTGTGACATGTTCATTCATCAATCAATCATTCAAGCCAAtagcataaaataaaacattaacacaaaacaacaaattcataaaacCTAAAGTGCCTTACGAATTGAAGCATAGTAATACAGTTATGCCAACTGCTCCATGTCTGCCATCCACCCTCAACATATCAAGAGAAATACTTGAATGGTCACAAAAATTTAGACACGGACATTCagacaaacacataaaaatatatatcatttaattatttgaaaaatgtatattatttaattcttttctctttttatcttttttcattTATGTGAAGGTGTTCAAAATTTATATCCAAAATCTTGtgaccaaacaaaaaaaattccaaatatCATAAACTCTCTAAAGCATGTTAGTCATCAAAAgtgattaatattttcaaagGACCCGATATCAaacttcaattaaaataaaaaatgtggcatatcaaaatataatttcatttgtcATTGACCATATGAAGAAGTGATGCTATAACTAACACAAAATGATTAGATGTTTTTAGCTTCTTCTTGGGTCCCTTCTTAAGAACAATGGGTTAATTCCATTGGTAAGTTCACTTGTTTTGGACAGGTGAAGACCAACATTTGTGACTACGATATGACATTTCATTTgacttttttattaatgtttaaagaacttaatttataaaaatcagtgatataaatttaatttgtgtttgagatttaatatttactttaaaagCTGTTAATTTTTAACCACGAGGTTGGGTGCATGTGATCCATCTAAAATGACAAAATTGACTGATACCGAAATTTGATCTTGGTGATAGAATAATTGTCATCAAATTTGAGTTATCTACTTTCCAAACACAAATTAGTTCATGAACTCTTTCCTTTGGGATATTGttgaatgaaaacaaaaaattcaaaaaaaataattttaataagaaCTTCAATGTTATTGAACTTAAACTTACGAGATATAGTCCATATAATCAAATGTTATAATTAGAGAGacataaatgatattttaaaaaaaataaaactacttGATCGTTTTATTCTCCTTATGTTAATTGCATCTTATTATGTCAACCAGATCTTGAAAGAGATTcttaaatacttaaaataataataatacatctAATTCAGTTTGTGGATTGCATATCATAGATTGAATTGATGTGGATCACAAAAATTGATACTATATCATAGTGGATGTTTTGTATGATGTGTTTTGATTGATCTTTTTTATTGAGTAAAAAGGGCACAATACTGCGCATTGATTGGAGGAAGGAATGAATTATATGAAGAAAGAGACCCACTATATATAAACTACTATAACAAAGAAAATGATATATTGAACTAATTGCGTCGTGACAATATACTACTGTACTTGTCTTAATCAATGAAAGCCCCAAGTGGATTATGTAGTGGCGGAGAAAGAAAGCCGAAAGCATTTTACATCCACTACCTCCCTAACACACTTATTCTAAATCTATAAATACTTTATCTATTCTTAATTGGACTCCGGACCCGGTTTACTGCGATGCATAGTTATGATAAGGGcgttcaaaaaaatcaaaaattaatttaaattgtaaaactGAATTGAACTGTTTTTAAACTGAATTAAaccgatttttttttaaactgaactgatttataaaaattgaaaatcgaACTATTTTcgaactaattttttaaaactataattgAATCGAACCGATTTTCAGTTCGGTTCAAGTTTTTTCCTAACACACTTATTctaaatctataaatattttctttattccCACCTGGAGTCCGGTTTACTGCAATGCATATAGATACGGTACAATATACGATACGTCTACGAAAaacggtttttttttttacattaaagtATATatacatcaataaaaaatataaatttatttatataatttaattaagagaattaaattgtttaatttacattacaaaattacaattacaattttaaaaataaaaagttattttgaattacaacaacaaataaattaaaatacacatattatatgatattaatattaaaaaaattgattaattccactcataataaaataacaaagaaaatcaAACTACGAACGAATAATATGAATACTAATACCAAATATACTATACAAGTGCTTCACCATTTTAAAAGTATTCAATTTATCAACGTCAACACTACTATTATCTCTACCTCACTATAGTTACatatgttaacaatgaaaagaggaagaaagaggaagaagagaaaacaatcactctagggtttcatatcatataataaaccaaaactacagttaatagggttacactgagtatatatataagaaaatagaattgtctagaattgtctaaaatacccttactactaatatataataatattatctaacatctcccctcaaactcacgatgcattaacatggagcatcgagagtttgtcaactaaaaaaaaacgaaaacgtttaatggaatgcatctttgtgaacaaatcagcaatctgtaaagaagaagagacaaacggtagagtaatgattctatgctgaagatgatgacgagaggggtaacgaggaggatcaacaatcgcaggaggtggttggacaNNNNNNNNNNNNNNNNNNNNNNNNNNNNNNNNNNNNNNNNNNNNNNNNNNNNNNNNNNNNNNNNNNNNNNNNNNNNNNNNNNNNNNNNNNNNNNNNNNNNNNNNNNNNNNNNNNNNNNNNNNNNNNNNNNNNNNNNNNNNNNNNNNNNNNNNNNNNNNNNNNNNNNNNNNNNNNNNNNNNNNNNNNNNNNNNNNNNNNNNNNNNNNNNNNNNNNNNNNNNNNNNNNNNNNNNNNNNNNNNNNNNNNNNNNNNNNNNNNNNNNNNNNNNNNNNNNNNNNNNNNNNNNNNNNNNNNNNNNNNNNNNNNNNNNNNNNNNNNNNNNNNNNNNNNNNNNNNNNNNNNNNNNNNNNNNNNNNNNNNNNNNNNNNNNNNNNNNNNNNNNNNNNNNNNNNNNNNNNNNNNNNNNNNNNNNNNNNNNNNNNNNNNNNNNNNNNNNNNNNNNNNNNNNNNNNNNNNNNNNNNNNNNNNNNNNNNNNNNNNNNNNNNNNNNNNNNNNNNNNNNNNNNNNNNNNNNNNNNNNNNNNNNNNNNNNNNNNNNNNNNNNNNNNNNNNNNNNNNNNNNNNNNNNNNNNNNNNNNNNNNNNNNNNNNNNNNNNNNNNNNNNNNNNNNNNNNNNNNNNNNNNNNNNNNNNNNNNNNNNNNNNNNNNNNNNNNNNNNNNNNNNNNNNNNNNNNNNNNNNNNNNNNNNNNNNNNNNNNNNNNNNNNNNNNNNNNNNNNNNNNNNNNNNNNNNNNNNNNNNNNNNNNNNNNNNNNNNNNNNNNNNNNNNNNNNNNNNNNNNNNNNNNNNNNNNNNNNNNNNNNNNNNNNNNNNNNNNNNNNNNNNNNNNNNNNNNNNNNNNNNNNNNNNNNNNNNNNNNNNNNNNNNNNNNNNNNNNNNNNNNNNNNNNNNNNNNNNNNNNNNNNNNNNNNNNNNNNNNNNNNNNNNNNNNNNNNNNNNNNNNNNNNNNNNNNNNNNNNNNNNNNNNNNNNNNNNNNNNNNNNNNNNNNNNNNNNNNNNNNNNNNNNNNNNNNNNNNNNNNNNNNNNNNNNNNNNNNNNNNNNNNNNNNNNNNNNNNNNNNNNNNNNNNNNNNNNNNNNNNNNNNNNNNNNNNNNNNNNNNNNNNNNNNNNNNNNNNNNNNNNNNNNNNNNNNNNNNNNNNNNNNNNNNNNNNNNNNNNNNNNNNNNNNNNNNNNNNNNNNNNNNNNNNNNNNNNNNNNNNNNNNNNNNNNNNNNNNNNNNNNNNNNNNNNNNNNNNNNNNNNNNNNNNNNNNNNNNNNNNNNNNNNNNNNNNNNNNNNNNNNNNNNNNNNNNNNNNNNNNNNNNNNNNNNNNNNNNNNNNNNNNNNNNNNNNNNNNNNNNNNNNNNNNNNNNNNNNNNNNNNNNNNNNNNNNNNNNNNNNNNNNNNNNNNNNNNNNNNNNNNNNNNNNNNNNNNNNNNNNNNNNNNNNNNNNNNNNNNNNNNNNNNNNNNNNNNNNNNNNNNNNNNNNNNNNNNNNNNNNNNNNNNNNNNNNNNNNNNNNNNNNNNNNNNNNNNNNNNNNNNNNNNNNNNNNNNNNNNNNNNNNNNNNNNNNNNNNNNNNNNNNNNNNNNNNNNNNNNNNNNNNNNNNNNNNNNNNNNNNNNNNNNNNNNNNNNNNNNNNNNNNNNNNNNNNNNNNNNNNNNNNNNNNNNNNNNNNNNNNNNNNNNNNNNNNNNNNNNNNNNNNNNNNNNNNNNNNNNNNNNNNNNNNNNNNNNNNNNNNNNNNNNNNNNNNNNNNNNNNNNNNNNNNNNNNNNNNNNNNNNNNNNNNNNNNNNNNNNNNNNNNNNNNNNNNNNNNNNNNNNNNNNNNNNNNNNNNNNNNNNNNNNNNNNNNNNNNNNNNNNNNNNNNNNNNNNNNNNNNNNNNNNNNNNNNNNNNNNNNNNNNNNNNNNNNNNNNNNNNNNNNNNNNNNNNNNNNNNNNaataggctctgataccatgttaacaatgaaaagaggaagaaagaggaagaagagaaaacaatcactctagggtttcatatcatataataaaccaaaactacagttaatagggttacactgagtatatatataagaaaatagaattgtctagaattgtctaaaatacccttactactaatatataataatattatctaacaacaTACAGCCATGTTGTCAAGGCCAGTCTAAAGGTAATGCTACCAAGAGTTGCTCCATCTTACTTTACTTATCTTTATCATTCTCTTTTACTGTTCAAGCATTGAGATATAGTAGTTTAAATTCTCACACTAGTTGCTAGTGGTTTAAGAATTGGCAATTGAGAATTAATCTCTTTTTCAACATAATCacttgataaaaaattataataattaaaacaataaagtaataaatttatatataatcttTTTAGTTGATCAAACGACTAACTAAACAAAAGACTAATTAATTGATCTtatagttagtcaattaaacaataaattttacgTTAATTATAGGATCTCAATTCAACTATTTCTAATcagaataaaattatttaaatcacaatatacaaaattatttttaaatttaatttttaaaataaaaaataagtacaTTAAAACGGTCAAATTTTATATAGTAACCATACTACATAAATACTATACTAGCTATAGCTATGAATAGATTAGGATCATTATCTTAACTACAAAACAACTGCATCCACATGCATGATCTTGTAATATTTAGAGGGaaggtttattttagtctttgagatattttgagagatttaatttagtttttgaaagaaaaaaaaattaatttataagaaaaataaatcgaATCAAATTAGTTTATGAGAAATTCTGAAAGATTCAATTaagtttctaaaaataattaaaaatatattttagtctttaaaaaaaataaaccgGGACAATTTAGTTATTCGttcaatttaaagaaaaataaattctaattttatatCATCTAGAAAAATCACAAGTCAAAAATATAAACTCTTTTGTTGTATCTATCGTTTATGTTTAGAAGCtgcattttcttcttcattctcaCGATTTTCTTCTTTGTCCTTGCGTTTCTAAGAGTGCTTTAATGTTTTTCCTACTCGCGTTTTTGGATGTGCGATGTCATCTAATGTTCACGAAGGATACTATTGTGGTTTAATTTGGATATTATTAACATTGTGGTTTAATTTGGATATTATTAAcgttgttttttaaattatattataatttagtaaatttttattgcagagattaaattattcatttaattattgtcaacgacttaattatctattt
It includes:
- the LOC101512747 gene encoding LEAF RUST 10 DISEASE-RESISTANCEUS RECEPTOR-LIKE PROTEIN KINASE-like 1.2: MALPIDNNNHVHMISFFSSLFLLFLTSFPTTICQEQQHNKHEECTKPYTCGEISNIYYPFWGQNRPSYCGSNNQFKLKCDSHHQNTTIQIGSQNFHVLRVDQIDDIITMVRKGLVYDNCSSSLTNNSLNSNLFHYMSNVRNITILYNCPNDFKLPNGTDTNINSFLCKEDGTKRGFYVDSAAAEGLECEGNNRIEVQVTQEVKIGGGIEGLNKALSGGFDVKYVSDSQACLRCFLSNGTCGGNDKSQFSCYCPDGTESFDCSHLHNNRWNWKRKVGVGVGAAVFSVVAAGIAIYIYYYCRKKKKNVNSVSPALSHSVSGCSGSEDSEKGNRYRGLHFFTYRELEEATNYFDSARALGYGGFGTVYFGKLRDGRLIAVKRMYENNYRRVEQFVNEVEILTGLHHQNLVSLYGCTSRHSRGLLLVYEYVPNGTVADHLHGPQAKPGMLPWNTRMNIAIETASALVYLHATDIIHRDVKTHNILLDNHFSVKVADFGLSRLFPNHVTHISTAPQGTPGYVDPEYHLYYQLTDKSDVFSFGVVLIELLSSMPAVDISRHRQEINLYYMAVKKIQNGTLHELVDPTLGFESDFKVRKMMNAVAELAFQCLQSSKDVRPSMVEVFERLKDIHSDGIYKCKPQVLDISGDAAAAALIKNKPPPPSLDSNLVESGSSTVGI